A single region of the Streptomyces sp. NBC_00425 genome encodes:
- a CDS encoding helix-turn-helix transcriptional regulator has protein sequence MTLLGRDGERTRIEGVLDACMRGAFGVVLVEGAPGCGKSALLEYCADTARRRGALVVDAGCAARPAVLSVSGGTGGPRAAAVWCPDDTDDTDDTDDTGDTDGPRAARVWCVDDTDDTDDTDDAGDTDGPRAARVWCVDDAGRADAVFQARLAALARSRPCAGGEGGLLLVLAVDLTQPLGTDLEAVLLAHPATVRVRVGPLARSDTARLLRRHTGGQAPDTLVGRVHDASGGNPLLVRALLGESGCDPQPGGPFARAVGVCLRRCPAPVARLARALAVLGDHASAVRAARLLHTSPESLAPALGALAAMGLTHGHRLRHPLARTAALAVLPPAAHRRLHRQAARVLHETQARADAVAGLLRAAGDIDEDWAVQALREAARQAMAAGESERAAACLQLAHTACTHRADSRTRTDIALQLAALTWKMSPAAAEGHLDEPLAELRVGRLAPAAAAFLARLLTAQGRIEEAAEALARTPGATVPRDLFALPPGENPPSPGGGHLPPGGHLPPGGHLPPGGGHPSPGGHLPPGGGHLPPGGAHLPPGGAHFAPGGGDLRVCAALWTHPGHDDDPRDAERFLDTAPAGPTTHDALAQALRTLIHTGRPRRAEAFARRLRAHAARHRAPGWHAVYGALQAEALLHLGDLAGAEQAAAEAVRAVTGRGGRSRTAPAAVQVMALTAMGRYEEAARHLEPLDGDTVPHTVHTLALLRARGQYLLATHRAEAALDAFGEAGRLAARWGLDRPRQHPWRTDAAEALLRTGRRHEATALIAEQLALPAGRGPRPDGVALRLRAATEAPRERARTLARAATELRACGDRLELAKALADLGRALQTLGEGARAGALVRRAWTLAADCGAKPLCEEILPGRPPGAPPPGPGAPGEGRAGRLSASERRVAALAAAGYTNREIAAQLFVTASTVEQHLTRIYRKLQVSRRRDLPLDLDADAAMPVLASPALP, from the coding sequence CGGCACAGGCGGCCCGCGTGCCGCCGCGGTGTGGTGTCCCGACGACACGGACGACACGGATGACACGGATGACACGGGCGATACGGACGGTCCGCGCGCCGCGAGGGTGTGGTGTGTCGATGACACGGATGACACGGATGACACGGATGACGCGGGCGATACGGACGGTCCGCGTGCCGCGAGGGTGTGGTGTGTTGACGACGCGGGCCGCGCCGATGCCGTGTTCCAGGCCCGGCTGGCCGCTCTCGCCCGGTCCCGGCCGTGTGCCGGCGGGGAGGGCGGTCTGCTGCTCGTGCTCGCGGTCGACCTCACGCAGCCGCTCGGTACGGACTTGGAGGCGGTGTTGCTGGCGCATCCCGCCACGGTCCGGGTCCGGGTCGGCCCGCTGGCCCGCTCCGACACCGCACGTCTGCTGCGCCGCCACACCGGCGGGCAGGCGCCGGACACGCTGGTGGGCCGGGTGCATGACGCCAGCGGCGGCAATCCGCTGCTGGTGCGGGCCCTGCTCGGCGAGAGCGGATGCGATCCGCAGCCGGGCGGTCCCTTCGCCCGCGCCGTCGGCGTGTGCCTGCGGCGCTGTCCTGCTCCCGTCGCGCGTCTGGCCCGCGCGCTCGCCGTCCTGGGCGATCATGCGAGCGCAGTGCGGGCGGCGCGCCTGCTGCACACCTCACCCGAGAGTCTGGCGCCCGCTCTGGGCGCACTCGCCGCGATGGGCCTCACCCACGGCCACCGGCTGCGTCATCCGCTGGCCCGCACGGCGGCGTTGGCCGTCCTGCCGCCGGCCGCCCACAGGAGGCTGCACCGGCAGGCGGCCCGCGTCCTGCACGAGACGCAGGCCCGGGCGGACGCCGTCGCCGGCCTGCTGCGCGCCGCCGGCGACATCGACGAGGACTGGGCCGTGCAGGCCCTGCGCGAAGCGGCCCGTCAGGCCATGGCGGCCGGCGAGAGCGAACGCGCCGCCGCCTGCCTCCAGCTCGCCCACACCGCCTGCACTCACCGGGCCGACTCGCGTACCCGCACCGACATCGCTCTCCAACTCGCCGCTCTCACCTGGAAGATGAGCCCGGCGGCGGCCGAGGGCCACCTTGACGAACCCCTGGCCGAACTGCGCGTCGGCCGCCTCGCACCCGCCGCGGCCGCTTTTCTGGCCCGTCTCCTCACCGCCCAGGGACGCATCGAGGAAGCCGCCGAAGCACTGGCCCGCACACCCGGCGCCACCGTGCCGCGGGACCTGTTCGCGCTCCCGCCGGGCGAGAACCCCCCCTCGCCCGGCGGCGGACACCTTCCGCCCGGCGGGCACCTCCCGCCCGGCGGGCACCTCCCGCCCGGCGGCGGACACCCCTCGCCCGGCGGGCACCTTCCGCCCGGTGGCGGGCACCTTCCGCCCGGCGGTGCGCATCTTCCGCCGGGCGGTGCACACTTTGCGCCCGGTGGTGGGGATCTGCGTGTCTGTGCCGCGCTGTGGACGCACCCCGGCCATGACGACGACCCGCGCGACGCCGAGCGTTTCCTGGACACCGCTCCCGCCGGCCCCACCACCCACGACGCCCTCGCCCAGGCGTTACGCACCCTCATCCACACCGGCCGGCCGCGCCGCGCCGAAGCCTTCGCCCGCCGCCTGCGCGCACACGCCGCCCGGCACCGGGCCCCCGGCTGGCACGCCGTGTACGGGGCGCTGCAGGCCGAGGCGCTCCTGCACCTGGGCGACCTCGCCGGCGCCGAACAGGCCGCCGCCGAGGCCGTGCGGGCCGTCACCGGCCGCGGCGGCCGCTCACGCACCGCGCCGGCCGCCGTCCAGGTCATGGCGCTCACCGCCATGGGCCGCTACGAGGAGGCGGCACGCCACCTCGAACCCCTGGACGGCGACACCGTGCCGCACACCGTCCACACGCTGGCGCTGCTGCGCGCCCGCGGACAGTACCTCCTGGCCACCCACCGCGCCGAGGCCGCCCTGGACGCCTTCGGCGAGGCCGGCCGGCTCGCCGCCCGGTGGGGCCTTGACCGTCCCCGCCAGCACCCCTGGCGCACCGACGCCGCCGAGGCGCTCCTGCGCACCGGACGGCGCCACGAGGCCACCGCCCTGATCGCCGAGCAGCTGGCCCTGCCCGCCGGGAGGGGACCACGCCCGGACGGCGTCGCGCTGCGCCTGCGGGCGGCGACCGAAGCGCCCCGCGAACGGGCCCGCACCCTGGCCCGGGCCGCAACCGAACTCCGCGCCTGCGGCGACCGGCTGGAACTGGCGAAAGCCCTCGCAGACCTCGGCCGGGCCCTGCAGACCCTCGGCGAGGGCGCCCGCGCCGGCGCCCTCGTGCGGCGCGCCTGGACGCTGGCGGCGGACTGCGGGGCGAAACCGCTGTGCGAGGAGATACTGCCCGGCCGCCCCCCCGGCGCGCCGCCCCCCGGCCCGGGCGCCCCGGGCGAGGGCCGGGCCGGGCGGCTGAGCGCCTCGGAACGACGCGTCGCGGCGCTGGCCGCCGCCGGATACACCAACCGCGAGATCGCCGCCCAGCTGTTCGTCACCGCCAGCACCGTCGAGCAGCATCTCACCCGCATCTACCGCAAGCTGCAGGTGTCCCGGCGCCGCGATCTGCCCCTGGACCTCGACGCCGACGCCGCCATGCCGGTCCTGGCCTCACCGGCCCTGCCCTAG